TCAGCCGTCGTCAAATCAACCAACGTATTATCTTCATAACGCGTCGGTAAATAGAGCACCAAATCTTGAATGGTATGAATATTCATTTCGTTTAAAATGGCCAACCGTTTTGGGCCTAACCCTTTGATGTCCTTAAGCGCATAAGGATTTTCAATGAGGTTTAATTTTGTCATTATTAATCACCAAAAATCTGTTGTTTTAATCGCTGACCTGTTGGTGTACCCGCTAAGCCACCACGACCTGTTTCACGCAAAGCAGATGGCATCGTTTGACCGATTTTATACATCGCATCAATGACTTCATCTGTTGGAATGCGCGATGTAATACCAGCCAATGCCATATCTGCTGACACAATCGCATTAGAGGCGCCTGCCGCATTACGTTTTACACAAGGTACTTCCACTAAGCCTGCCACTGGATCACATACGAGACCTAACATATTTTTAAGACAAATCGCAAAACCTTCTGCTGATTGTTGCGGAGTTCCGCCAGCAGCTTCCACGATTGCCGCGGCTGCCATTGCACTTGCTGAACCGACTTCTGCTTGACAGCCACCTGCCGCACCAGAAATAGACGCATTGTTCGCCACAACAAAACCAAAAGCACCCGACGTAAGTAAAAAGTTCAACATATCTTGTCGGTTTAATTGTAATCTATTTTTAAGTGAAAATAAAACGCCAGGAACAACGCCAGCAGAACCTGCAGTAGGTGTCGCACAAATTTTCCCCATCGCCGCATTCACTTCATTTGTCGCAACGGCTTTACTCACTGCATCTAACACTAGATTTCCCGCTAATGCTTGACCACTTTCGATGTATTGTTTCATTAAGACCGCATCGCCACCCGTTAGTCCTGTTTTAGAAGTGACGCCTGCCAATCCTTCTTCAAGTGCATT
Above is a genomic segment from Staphylococcus delphini containing:
- the sdaAA gene encoding L-serine ammonia-lyase, iron-sulfur-dependent, subunit alpha; this encodes MFKSVKELIERCEAENKAIYEVMLEQEMAVTGMTAEEVYTHMDHNLQTMENALEEGLAGVTSKTGLTGGDAVLMKQYIESGQALAGNLVLDAVSKAVATNEVNAAMGKICATPTAGSAGVVPGVLFSLKNRLQLNRQDMLNFLLTSGAFGFVVANNASISGAAGGCQAEVGSASAMAAAAIVEAAGGTPQQSAEGFAICLKNMLGLVCDPVAGLVEVPCVKRNAAGASNAIVSADMALAGITSRIPTDEVIDAMYKIGQTMPSALRETGRGGLAGTPTGQRLKQQIFGD